Proteins from one Panicum virgatum strain AP13 chromosome 7K, P.virgatum_v5, whole genome shotgun sequence genomic window:
- the LOC120642994 gene encoding TPD1 protein homolog 1A-like, with translation MARPRAAAELLRLLFLLALAAAAATAGAPAAAAGCRRGELVVLQRATGRTVEGKPEYAVEVRNACRCAQSRVVVRCYGLSSVEAVDPRAIRAVDGERCLLRGGRALAPRGGAVRFTYAWMTPQDFPLVSSTPHC, from the coding sequence ATGGCGAGACCACGAGCAGCGGCGGAGCTCCTccggctcctcttcctcctcgccctcgccgccgccgcggccacagcgggcgcgccggcggcggcggcggggtgccgGCGCGGGGAGCTGGTGGTGCTGCAGCGCGCGACGGGGCGGACGGTGGAGGGGAAGCCCGAGTACGCGGTGGAGGTGCGGAACGCGTGCCGGTGCGCGCAGTCGCGGGTGGTGGTGCGCTGCTACGGGCTGAGCAGCGTGGAGGCCGTGGATCCGCGCGCCATCCGCGCCGTGGACGGCGAGCGCtgcctgctccgcggcggccgcgcgctggcgccccgcggcggcgccgtgcgcTTCACCTACGCGTGGATGACGCCACAGGACTTCCCGCTCGTCAGCTCCACGCCGCACTGCTAG
- the LOC120640079 gene encoding uncharacterized protein LOC120640079, with amino-acid sequence MEKPRWSRSTCPRSPAAEKKRDFLAKTVERCRSLRWRPPSPSLRPSAPAGCFAVLVGPERERFVVRAERANHPLFRALLDEAEAEHGSPRAAAGPLVLPCGAEEFRRVMSEVERDDEEDEDVARGEAVADSAPWSPAWRLISSKGVARGGYLKCIDTAPKTAI; translated from the coding sequence ATGGAGAAGCCCCGCTGGAGCAGGAGCACATGCCCTCGGAGTCcggcggcggagaagaagaGGGACTTCCTGGCCAAGACCGTAGAGCGGTGCCGGTCCCTACGCTGGCGACCACCGTCACCATCATTACGGccctcggcgccggcggggtgCTTCGCGGTGCTGGTCGGCCCGGAGAGGGAGCGGTTCGTGGTGCGCGCCGAGCGCGCGAACCACCCACTGTTCAGGGCGCTGCTGGACGAGGCGGAGGCCGAGCACGGgtccccgcgcgccgcggccgggccGCTGGTGCTGCCGTGCGGCGCCGAGGAGTTCCGGCGGGTGATGTCGGAGGTGGAgcgggacgacgaggaggatgaGGACGTAGCACGCGGCGAGGCCGTCGCTGACTCGGCGCCTTGGTCGCCGGCGTGGAGGTTGATCTCCTCGAAAGGAGTTGCTCGTGGAGGCTATCTCAAGTGTATCGACACAGCTCCGAAAACAGCAATATAA